Proteins encoded together in one Salvelinus fontinalis isolate EN_2023a chromosome 6, ASM2944872v1, whole genome shotgun sequence window:
- the LOC129857600 gene encoding hemojuvelin-like, whose amino-acid sequence MGTLALCSHYSQLSWKRSVIVALLLFHLCCLQVWASCRILRCNSDFVAVTLDLGGSGGGGGGGSREGGNAGYCSALRSYAMCTRRMARACRGDLAYHSAVQGIEDLLIQHSCPRTGPTAQPRPLPQAPISGDACIYEKGYLQREGRTPDYLHCGVFGDPHVRTFRDEFQTCAVQGAWPLIDNEYLYVQATSAPMRGGAYATALTTITIIFKNWRQCIEQQIYQAELDNVPAAFVDGSVTSGERQGQHSLSVHSDLPGHQAEIRAAHIGTTLVVRQSGRSLGLSVRSPRAIAESFTPEQDLQLCVYGCPPSQRLETLPSPSSSSSLSSSSSSSQPSAAAHAHCAALLPARDIYYQACLFDLLATGDLNSSTAAVAALEDARGMISDPNKVHLILVGKADRSSPCLPLILAVAVLSERLVALWTGKCL is encoded by the exons ATGGGGACACTGGCCCTCTGCAGCCACTACTCACAGCTGTCATGGAAACGCAGCGTCATAGTGGCATTGCTACTGTTTCACCTGTGCTGCCTGCAAG tATGGGCATCCTGTCGCATCTTGAGGTGCAACTCTGACTTTGTAGCTGTCACCCTGGACCTTGGGGGCAGCGGAGGGGGCGGAGGAGGAGGCAGCAGAGAGGGGGGAAATGCGGGCTACTGCAGCGCCCTCCGCTCCTACGCCATGTGTACCCGCCGCATGGCCCGTGCCTGCCGGGGCGACCTGGCCTACCATTCGGCCGTGCAGGGCATCGAGGATCTCCTCATCCAGCACAGCTGCCCCAGGACAGGCCCCACCGCTCAGCCCCGGCCCCTGCCACAGGCCCCCATCTCTGGGGACGCCTGCATCTACGAGAAGGGCTACCTCCAGCGCGAGGGCCGGACCCCTGACTATCTCCACTGTGGGGTATTCGGGGATCCCCATGTTCGCACCTTCCGTGATGAGTTCCAGACGTGCGCTGTACAAGGGGCCTGGCCACTGATAGATAATGAGTATCTATACGTACAGGCAACTAGCGCCCCCATGAGAGGAGGGGCATATGCCACGGCTCTCACCACG ATTACCATCATCTTTAAGAACTGGCGCCAGTGTATCGAGCAGCAGATCTACCAGGCAGAGCTGGACAACGTTCCCGCAGCCTTCGTGGACGGCTCAGTGACCAGCGGGGAGAGGCAGGGCCAGCACAGCCTGAGCGTCCACTCTGATCTGCCTGGGCACCAGGCTGAGATCCGTGCCGCCCACATCGGCACCACCCTGGTGGTGCGTCAGAGTGGGCGGTCCCTGGGACTGTCAGTACGTTCGCCACGCGCCATTGCTGAATCATTCACCCCCGAGCAGGACCTGCAGCTGTGTGTGTATGGCTGCCCACCTTCACAGCGCCTAGAGACGCTACCCagcccctcttcttcctcttccctctcttcctcctcttcctccagccaGCCCTCTGCTGCAGCCCATGCCCACTGTGCAGCCCTCCTCCCTGCCAGGGACATCTACTACCAGGCCTGCCTGTTTGACCTGCTGGCCACAGGGGACCTCAACTCCAGCACGGCGGCCGTGGCGGCACTGGAAGACGCCCGGGGAATGATCTCTGACCCCAATAAGGTGCATCTGATACTGGTGGGCAAGGCCGATAGGAGTAGCCCATGTCTGCCTCTGATCCTGGCTGTGGCTGTCCTATCAGAGCGTCTGGTGGCTCTGTGGACGGGGAAGTGTTTATGA